The Thermodesulfobacteriota bacterium genome includes the window AGCACATACTTTCGATCCTTGAACTCATAGATGAGAGGACAAAGAGGATGGTTGAGGAGATCCTAAGTTCGACGAAGAAGGCTTTCAAAGAAGAACTTGAAAAAAGAGAGATGATCGTTCGAGAAAGGATCAGACAGAGACTGAAAGAGGAGGGACTTGAAGGGGATTCAATAATAATAAACATTAGCTCCTGGCCCGAATACGATGAAGCGTTAAGCGAGGTTCAAAATATTTTCAGAAGAAGAATGGAGACCTGGAAAGAGAGAGTTCTTTCCGAGCTCCCCATCTAGTATGTCTTCAAAGAAGATAGTTCTTACAGGCAGACCAGGTGTGGGTAAAACGACGATAGTCAAAAACGTTGTGAAAGCCCTCGGTGGATCGGTTCTTGGCTTCTGGACAGAGGAAATAAGGGATCCCGAAGGCGTAAAAAGAATCGGATTCAGCCTAAACACTACGGAGGGTGAAAGGATTGTATTTTCTAGTGTTAATATAGTCTCTCCTTTCAAGGTTGGAAAATACGGGGTCGATGTTTTAATTTTCGAAAAACATGCCCTACCGCTTCTTAAAAAGGCTAAAAAAGAAAAAAAGAGCCTGATTGTAATAGACGAGATTGGAAAAATGGAGCTTTTTTCGAACAAATTCGCAGAAATAGCCGAAAAAATAGTCTTCGAATGCGAAAATCCCTTCCTCGGAACTATACCCTCTTTCGACGTTCATCCTTTGGTTCATAAAATAAGGAATTCTAGAAAGGTCACGCTATTTCACGTAAGTGAGAGAACGCGAGCCTATATTGGAAAAGAGATTCTCATGCTTTTTACGAATTTAAGTGGTTCTCCAGATACAGTAGAATCTCAGTTAGGTTCTTAAAGAGAAGAAGGTCGAAATTTCGATTCCACGGGTACTCGATACCTAAAGCCATGATACCAAAACTTTTAGCCTTCTCATGGACGAACGGTGAATCGTCAACGACAAGATCGACTGAGCCAAAAAGCACGGTCTTGTCGTAACTTAAGTGGAGTTCATCGAAGGGGAGGTCGTGCTTTTTGAGCCATCTTAAAGTGGCCTCCTCTGCACTTCTATTTCTGTGGCTTCCTATCACTATTTTTAGCCCGAGCGCCCTTATCCCTTCTAAAAACCTCTTTGCATCCGGAAAAACCCCATACTCGTCTTGTCTTTTGTGTATTTCCTCTATAACACCGTAAAAAACTTCGGCGGAAACGTAATCTTTAAAAAAGTCCCATCTTAACCAGGATTGAGGAGGCGGCACTGATGGGTTTATAAGTTTAAGTTTCTCATAAAGGAGGGGTGCAAAGTCCCAAAGGGTGTTATCGATGTCGATTAAAGCCCGCCTTATCTTTTCATTAGAAAATTGGGAAGCCATAGCGCAATCTCAGGAAAGAGAAATAAAAGGACAAGCGCAAGGACGAGGGCAGAAAGAAAAGGAACAACACCCCTGTATATTGTTCCGAACTTAAGACCTGTTATGTTACCGAGTATGAAAACGTATATTGCAATAGGCGGAATCAGTCCTCCGATCATCAAAGTTACACAGATCATAATACCGAACCATGTGGGATCATAGCCGAGCGCAACGACTGTCGGAAAAAAGACAGGGGTAGCAAGAACCATGAATGCTAGATCATCCATAATTGAACCGCCAATAAGGTAAAAAAAGACTATAACCACCATTATAAGCGTTTTTTCAACGGGCAACCCGGCTGCCCATTTTGCGGCAATCATTGGGATCTCTGTTATGGCCAGAAAATGACCGAAGATTGTGGAACCTGCTATAAGCATAAGGACCATGATCGACGTTCTGAGAGCCCCTTTAAGAGACCTACAGAGCATGTCGAAATT containing:
- a CDS encoding NTPase, producing the protein MSSKKIVLTGRPGVGKTTIVKNVVKALGGSVLGFWTEEIRDPEGVKRIGFSLNTTEGERIVFSSVNIVSPFKVGKYGVDVLIFEKHALPLLKKAKKEKKSLIVIDEIGKMELFSNKFAEIAEKIVFECENPFLGTIPSFDVHPLVHKIRNSRKVTLFHVSERTRAYIGKEILMLFTNLSGSPDTVESQLGS